A window of Solanum stenotomum isolate F172 chromosome 3, ASM1918654v1, whole genome shotgun sequence contains these coding sequences:
- the LOC125860775 gene encoding proteasome subunit beta type-1-like, translated as MTKQQANWSPYDNNGGTCVAIAGADYCVIAADTRMSTGYNILTRDYSKIIKLADKCVLASSGFQADVRALQKVLAARHLTYQHQHNKQMSCPAMGQLLSNTLYYKRFFPYYAFNVLGGLDSEGKGCVFTYDAVGSYERVGYSSQGSGATLIMPFLDNQLKSPSPLLLPAKDAVTPLSESEAIDLVKTCFASATERDIYTGDKLEMLILNADGVRREEMDLRRD; from the exons ATGACGAAGCAGCAAGCTAACTGGTCTCCTTACGACAACAATGGAGG AACATGTGTTGCGATTGCAGGTGCTGATTACTGTGTAATTGCTGCTGATACTAGGATGTCCACTGGTTACAACATTCTAACTCGTGATTACTCCAAGATCATTAAATT AGCTGACAAGTGCGTGCTGGCCTCCTCAGGATTTCAAGCTGATGTGAGAGCTTTGCAAAAAGTTTTGGCAGCAAGGCACCTG ACCTATCAGCACCAGCACAATAAGCAGATGAGCTGCCCAGCTATGGGACAGCTACTTTCAAACACCCTATACTACAAACGTTTCTTTCCCTACTATGCGTTCAATGTTCTAGGTGGCCTTGATAGTGAAG GAAAGGGTTGTGTTTTTACATATGATGCTGTTGGATCCTACGAGAGAGTTGGGTATAGTTCTCAAGGTTCAGGCGCAACTTTGATCATGCCTTTCCTGGACAACCAATTAAAGTCTCCAAGCCCTCTCTTGCTGCCTGCCAAG GATGCTGTAACTCCACTTTCTGAATCAGAAGCCATTGACTTAGTGAAGACATGTTTTGCTTCAGCAACAGAAAGGGATATATATACT GGTGACAAGCTGGAAATGCTCATATTAAACGCTGATGGTGTTCGTAGGGAAGAAATGGATCTCAGGAGAGACTGA
- the LOC125859959 gene encoding uncharacterized protein LOC125859959 gives MPNTRGRRARAPEEQPTNGDLRDALTLFAQAMANQANHGAQTPQAPTPASRVRDFVRMNPPEFYGSKLNEDPQEFIDEVLKILAIMGVKSEDKAELAAYQLKGVAQIWYNQWKEEKGVNYVVHWEEFKTAFLNRFFPLELREAKLVEFMNLKQGSMSVREYALKFNQLSRYAPHLVADSRSRMNKFVMGVSDLVSEECRSAMLISDMDLSRLMVYAEQMEEEKLRKRRGHEAKRARFEGKFQSRTGGRFHQGQGSSHALHKGFANDVPRAQGVRGMGPIDVCPKCGKGHGGPCLRNTGACYSCGEMGHKAMDCPRNRNKGKEVRPQGANAVPLGRGGRQDGAPRHNRFYALHGRQGVDEVPDVVTGTGAPLDPRPPRG, from the coding sequence atgcctaatacaagaggaagacgagcccgcgcacccgaggaacaaccgaccaatggggatcttcgggatgcccttactttatttgcacaagctatggctaatcaagccaaccacggggcccaaacccctcaggctcctaccccggcatctcgggtgagagacttcgtgcggatgaatcccccggaattctatgggtctaagttaaatgaagaccctcaagagttcattgatgaagtcctcaagatattagctatcatgggcGTGAAGTCAGAagataaggcggagttggcggcctaccaactaaaaggggtggcccaaatatggtacaaccaatggaaggaagagaagggggtAAACTATGTGGTGCattgggaagagttcaaaacggctttccttaatcgattctttcctcttgagcttagggaagccaaattggtggagttcatgaatttaaaacaagggtctatgagtgtgagggagtatgccctcaagtttaaccaactttcaaggtatgctccacacttggttgccgactcacggtctagaatgaacaaattcgtgatgggtgtgtccgacctagtgagtgaagaatgccggtccgcaatgttgattagtgacatggacttgtcccgcttgatggtctatgccgaacaaatggaggaggagaagttgaggaagaggaggggtcatgaggccaagagggcccgttttgagggcaagttccaaagtagaacgggaggccggtttcatcaaggtcaagggtcttctcatgcgctccataaggggtttgccaatgatgttccaagggcccaaggtgttaggggtatgggtcctattgatgtatgtccgaagtgtggtaagggccatggtggcccgtgcttgagaaataccggtgcttgctatagttgtggggaaatggggcacaaggcaatggattgtcctcgaaatcgcaacaagggtaaggaggtccgtccacaaggtgccaatgcggttcctttggggagagggggccgacaagatggtgccccaaggcacaatcgattttatgctttgcatgggaggcaaggggtcgatgaagtccccgacgtcgttaccg